Proteins encoded within one genomic window of Bradyrhizobium sp. CB1717:
- a CDS encoding amidohydrolase family protein — protein sequence MTASGVPANTSGLFVEPREEWLALHHEEIIDPLRPIVDPHHHLWNRGHRYLIEEMAADIASGHNVIATVYVDCRSMYRAHGPEAFRPVGEVEFANGVAAMSASGGYGRAAICAGIVSHANLLLGDAAKPVLEAEIAAGNGRFRGIRHSSAWDEDPVVAGMYANRPRGLLQDPAFRKGFACLAPLNLSFDAWLFHPQIGELTELARAFPDTRIVLDHCGGPAGIGRFAGRREEVLPQWRASIREIATCENVVVKLGGLAMCLLGYDFHLREKPPSSEELAAAWRPYVETCIEAFGVKRAMFESNFPPDKGQCSYQVIFNAFKRIAEPLSEAEKTALFSRTATEFYRLDLPS from the coding sequence ATGACCGCTAGCGGTGTACCCGCCAACACGAGCGGGCTATTCGTCGAGCCGCGCGAGGAGTGGCTCGCGCTGCATCACGAAGAGATCATCGACCCCTTGCGGCCGATCGTCGATCCGCACCACCACCTCTGGAATCGCGGGCACCGCTATCTGATCGAGGAGATGGCCGCCGACATCGCCTCCGGCCACAACGTCATCGCCACGGTCTATGTCGACTGCCGCTCGATGTATCGCGCACATGGGCCCGAGGCGTTCCGCCCCGTCGGCGAAGTCGAGTTCGCCAACGGCGTCGCGGCGATGAGTGCGAGCGGTGGTTACGGCAGGGCCGCGATCTGCGCCGGCATCGTCAGCCACGCCAACCTGCTGCTGGGTGACGCCGCAAAACCGGTGCTGGAAGCCGAGATCGCCGCCGGCAACGGCCGCTTCCGCGGCATCCGGCATTCCTCGGCGTGGGACGAAGACCCCGTCGTCGCCGGCATGTACGCCAACCGGCCGAGGGGCTTGTTGCAGGACCCGGCCTTCCGCAAGGGCTTTGCCTGCCTTGCCCCGCTGAACCTCAGCTTCGATGCCTGGCTGTTTCATCCGCAGATCGGCGAGCTGACCGAGCTGGCGCGCGCCTTCCCCGACACCAGGATCGTGCTCGACCATTGCGGCGGGCCGGCCGGCATCGGCCGCTTTGCCGGACGGCGCGAGGAGGTGCTTCCGCAATGGCGCGCATCGATCCGAGAGATCGCGACATGCGAGAACGTGGTGGTGAAGCTAGGCGGGCTCGCAATGTGCCTGCTGGGCTACGACTTCCATCTGCGTGAGAAGCCGCCGTCGTCCGAGGAACTCGCCGCGGCATGGCGGCCCTATGTCGAGACCTGCATCGAGGCGTTCGGCGTGAAGCGCGCTATGTTCGAGAGCAACTTTCCGCCGGACAAGGGCCAGTGCAGCTACCAGGTGATCTTCAATGCCTTCAAGCGCATCGCCGAACCCTTGAGCGAGGCCGAGAAGACGGCACTGTTCTCGCGAACCGCGACCGAATTCTACCGGCTCGATCTGCCATCGTGA
- a CDS encoding MBL fold metallo-hydrolase yields MSRLLLTALAFFGWLLAPALAQQPQRSECLAMANAAPRIMPVAFRQAAAAAEVQITYAGHSTYFIDTPGGLRIATDYSGAYQVGRLPDVVTMNRAHSTHYSLFPDKRIPHVLHGWGEDGKPAIVSERIGDTFIRNVTTDIRRYFGDDAGTDMIRDGNSIFIFEVAGLCIGHLGHLHHKLDDSHFAQIGRLDIVMVPIDGTYTMSLDGISEITKRLRASVVLPMHRFATPLDDFMRRIGQQFEIDRRIDRSFRMSRDALPSAPTVIILDGV; encoded by the coding sequence ATGTCTCGACTATTGCTGACGGCTTTGGCGTTCTTCGGATGGCTGCTGGCACCCGCCCTCGCCCAGCAGCCCCAGCGCAGCGAATGCCTGGCGATGGCCAATGCCGCGCCGCGGATCATGCCGGTCGCCTTCAGGCAGGCGGCGGCGGCCGCCGAAGTCCAGATCACCTATGCCGGCCATTCCACCTATTTCATCGACACGCCCGGCGGCTTGCGCATCGCCACCGACTATAGCGGCGCGTATCAGGTGGGGCGGCTGCCTGACGTCGTCACCATGAACCGGGCGCACAGCACGCACTACTCTTTATTTCCGGACAAGCGCATTCCCCATGTGCTGCATGGCTGGGGCGAGGACGGCAAGCCAGCGATCGTCTCCGAGCGCATCGGTGACACCTTCATCCGCAACGTCACCACCGACATCCGCCGCTATTTCGGCGACGATGCAGGCACCGACATGATCCGCGACGGCAACTCGATCTTCATCTTCGAGGTCGCCGGCCTCTGCATCGGCCATCTCGGCCACCTCCACCACAAGCTCGACGACAGCCATTTCGCCCAGATCGGGCGGCTCGACATCGTGATGGTGCCGATCGACGGCACCTACACCATGTCGCTCGACGGCATCTCCGAGATCACCAAGCGGCTGCGTGCTTCCGTGGTGCTGCCGATGCACCGCTTCGCCACCCCGCTCGACGACTTCATGCGCCGGATCGGCCAGCAGTTCGAGATCGACCGGCGCATCGACCGCTCGTTCCGAATGTCGCGGGACGCCCTGCCGTCGGCGCCGACGGTGATCATCCTCGACGGCGTCTGA
- a CDS encoding aminopeptidase translates to MTDQRITATPIDPAKLDRLAEVAVKVGLGLRPGQDLLLTAPAIALPLVRRIAVHAYKAGAGIVTPILSDEEMTLARYRHGHDNSFDRAASWLYEGMAKAFSDNTARLAIVGDNPMLLSGEDPSKVARASKANSMAYQPALEKIVNFDTNWNIIAYPSPSWARQVFPGDTEDVAVGKLADAIFAASRVDREDAMGNWASHNAVLRERTNWLNGQRFRALQYSGPGVDLTIGLADGHEWEGGASLSKNGISCNANIPTEEVFTTPHCRRVYGHVVSSKPLSYQGTLIDNIAVRFEDGRIVDAKASRGAEVLNKVLDTDEGARRLGEVALVPHSSPISQSGLLFYNTLFDENAASHIALGQCYSKCFVNGAQLTPQQIAAQGGNQSLIHIDWMIGSAETDIDGILADGSKVPVFRKGEWAK, encoded by the coding sequence ATGACCGATCAACGCATCACCGCCACTCCCATCGATCCCGCGAAACTCGACCGGCTGGCCGAGGTGGCGGTGAAGGTGGGCCTGGGCTTGCGGCCGGGACAGGATCTGCTGCTGACGGCGCCGGCGATCGCGCTGCCGCTGGTGCGGCGGATCGCCGTGCACGCCTACAAGGCCGGCGCCGGCATCGTCACGCCGATCCTGTCGGACGAGGAGATGACGCTGGCGCGCTACCGCCACGGTCACGACAACAGCTTCGATCGCGCCGCGAGCTGGCTCTACGAGGGCATGGCCAAGGCATTCTCCGACAACACCGCGCGGCTTGCCATCGTCGGCGACAATCCGATGCTGCTGTCGGGCGAGGATCCTTCCAAGGTCGCACGCGCCAGCAAGGCCAATTCGATGGCCTATCAGCCGGCGCTGGAAAAGATCGTCAATTTCGACACCAACTGGAACATCATTGCCTATCCGAGCCCGTCCTGGGCCAGGCAGGTCTTCCCCGGTGATACCGAGGACGTCGCCGTCGGCAAGCTCGCGGATGCGATCTTCGCCGCGTCCCGCGTCGACCGCGAGGACGCCATGGGCAATTGGGCGAGCCACAACGCGGTGCTGCGCGAGCGCACCAACTGGCTCAACGGCCAGCGTTTTCGCGCGCTGCAATATTCGGGGCCGGGCGTCGACCTCACCATCGGGCTCGCCGACGGCCATGAATGGGAAGGCGGCGCCTCGCTGTCCAAGAACGGCATCAGCTGCAATGCCAACATTCCGACCGAAGAGGTCTTCACCACGCCGCATTGCCGCCGCGTCTACGGCCATGTCGTGAGCTCGAAGCCGCTGTCCTACCAGGGCACGCTGATCGACAACATCGCGGTGCGCTTCGAGGACGGCAGGATCGTCGACGCCAAGGCCTCGCGCGGCGCTGAGGTGCTCAACAAGGTGCTCGACACCGACGAGGGCGCGCGCCGGCTCGGCGAAGTCGCGCTGGTGCCGCATTCCTCGCCGATCTCGCAGAGTGGATTGTTGTTCTACAACACGCTGTTCGACGAGAACGCCGCCTCGCACATCGCGCTCGGCCAGTGCTACTCCAAGTGCTTCGTCAACGGCGCCCAGCTCACGCCGCAGCAGATCGCCGCGCAGGGCGGCAACCAGAGCCTGATCCATATCGACTGGATGATCGGCTCGGCCGAGACCGATATCGACGGCATTCTGGCCGACGGCAGCAAGGTCCCGGTGTTCCGCAAGGGCGAGTGGGCGAAGTAG
- a CDS encoding ABC transporter ATP-binding protein codes for MKRDNSALEVRGLTKRFDRLAVDSLDLTIHAGEFYALVGPNGAGKTTTLRMVAGLLRPDAGAVSIFGIDALQNPVAAKQVMAWVSDEPMIYDKLTPLEYLEFVAGLWGIAPSISEPVAEELLSSLGLEPHRYERCEGFSKGMRQKVALAGALVHDPRLIILDEPLTGLDAVSARHVKGLLGERVRAGCTVIMTTHILEVAERMADRIGVIASGRLVAEGTLGELRQQNGHADTSLEDLFIALVTLQEAA; via the coding sequence ATGAAGCGGGACAACTCGGCGCTGGAAGTCCGAGGGTTAACGAAGCGTTTTGACCGTTTGGCGGTCGACAGCCTCGATCTCACCATTCACGCCGGGGAATTCTACGCCCTGGTCGGCCCCAACGGGGCCGGCAAGACCACCACTTTGCGCATGGTTGCCGGCCTGCTCAGGCCCGATGCCGGCGCGGTCTCGATCTTCGGCATCGATGCGCTCCAAAACCCCGTCGCCGCCAAGCAGGTGATGGCGTGGGTCTCGGACGAGCCCATGATCTATGACAAGCTGACCCCGCTCGAATATCTCGAATTCGTCGCCGGGCTCTGGGGCATCGCACCGTCGATCTCGGAACCGGTCGCCGAGGAGCTGCTCAGCTCGCTCGGGCTCGAGCCGCACCGGTACGAGCGCTGCGAGGGCTTTTCCAAGGGCATGCGCCAGAAGGTGGCGTTGGCCGGCGCACTGGTGCACGATCCCCGTCTCATCATTCTCGACGAGCCGCTGACGGGGCTGGATGCCGTCTCCGCCCGCCATGTGAAAGGCCTGCTCGGCGAGCGCGTCCGCGCCGGCTGCACCGTCATCATGACCACGCACATCCTCGAGGTCGCCGAACGCATGGCCGACCGCATCGGCGTGATCGCCTCGGGGCGTCTCGTCGCCGAAGGCACGCTCGGCGAGCTGCGCCAACAGAACGGCCACGCCGACACCAGCCTGGAAGACCTCTTCATCGCGCTGGTGACGCTGCAGGAAGCAGCATGA
- a CDS encoding acyltransferase: MASAETITRYHALDSWRGICACMVALFHFDVISHLSFMPLTRHGYLFVDFFFVLSGFVIASNYRSRLAEGFGAGRFIALRLGRIYPLHLVTLLLFIPIDAAKDGIGPNLLQAVVTNVLLLQGLGVNPQNWLNFASWSISAEFAAYVIFAAVVGRIGTGVWPWLLPIVAGPVVLATISPDGMNATYDYGIVRCLYGFALGVVCFDLRERFPVLRRRLAPSVETWLEAGSFMLVVFYVSVAGSSVILQVASPLVFSLVVLVFAREAGAVSRRLTVPSMLLIGTLTYSIYMLHPLVRAVVRAILMVIERLSHTELFVSYALSAGHEPTKVVSVSGSLWLGDLLQIAMLLLTVLLSVATYRFVEEPGRNWVRRLTDRRKAGAVRSAQPAFDT; the protein is encoded by the coding sequence ATGGCCTCGGCTGAAACCATCACCCGATATCATGCGCTCGACAGCTGGCGTGGCATTTGTGCCTGCATGGTCGCGCTGTTTCACTTCGACGTGATCAGCCATCTGTCCTTCATGCCGCTCACCAGACATGGCTATTTGTTCGTCGATTTCTTCTTCGTCCTGAGCGGCTTCGTCATCGCGTCGAATTACCGGTCGCGGCTCGCCGAGGGTTTTGGCGCGGGCCGCTTCATCGCCCTGCGGCTTGGGCGGATCTATCCGCTGCATCTCGTGACGTTGCTGCTGTTCATTCCCATTGACGCCGCAAAGGACGGCATCGGCCCGAACCTGCTGCAGGCCGTCGTCACCAACGTTCTTCTTTTGCAGGGCCTCGGCGTCAATCCGCAGAACTGGCTGAACTTCGCGAGCTGGAGCATCAGCGCCGAATTCGCCGCCTACGTGATCTTCGCCGCCGTTGTAGGCCGGATCGGGACGGGGGTCTGGCCCTGGCTGCTCCCGATCGTTGCCGGCCCGGTCGTGCTCGCCACCATCAGCCCCGACGGGATGAACGCGACCTATGACTACGGCATCGTGCGCTGCCTCTATGGCTTCGCACTCGGCGTTGTCTGCTTCGATTTGCGAGAGCGCTTCCCAGTGTTGCGCAGACGCCTGGCGCCGTCCGTCGAGACATGGCTCGAGGCGGGGAGCTTCATGCTCGTCGTGTTCTATGTTTCGGTCGCCGGAAGCAGCGTCATCCTTCAGGTGGCCTCGCCGCTGGTGTTCTCGCTGGTCGTTCTGGTGTTCGCGCGCGAGGCCGGGGCGGTCAGCCGTCGGCTGACTGTGCCATCCATGCTCCTGATCGGGACGCTGACCTATTCGATCTATATGCTGCATCCGCTCGTCAGGGCCGTTGTGCGGGCGATCCTCATGGTCATCGAGCGTCTCAGCCACACGGAGCTGTTCGTCTCCTATGCGTTGAGCGCGGGCCACGAACCGACGAAAGTGGTCTCCGTGAGCGGATCGCTCTGGCTGGGTGATCTCCTGCAAATTGCGATGCTGCTGCTGACCGTGCTGCTGTCGGTCGCAACATATCGCTTCGTGGAAGAGCCAGGGCGCAACTGGGTCAGGCGCCTGACGGATCGGCGGAAGGCCGGCGCGGTACGCAGCGCACAACCGGCCTTCGACACGTGA
- the pcaB gene encoding 3-carboxy-cis,cis-muconate cycloisomerase, with product MPAFHASTTVLDSMLFRDAFGTPEMREVFSDVALVGRYAEVEVALAKAEAACGVIPRDAADQIAARTNVAALDFDLLRQETDIVGYPILPLVHQMVKQCGEAGRYVHWGATTQDIMDTAVVLQLRAALEIVERDIAELRKILADLSKRYRDTPMAGRTHLQQALPVTFGYKTAIWLAMFDRHAERLAQLKPRVLVGQFAGAAGTLASLGDKGFAVQEALCAELKLDIPASTWHVARDGFAEAVNFLALVTGSLGKIALDIMIMASTEFAEVYEPFVKGRGASSTMPQKRNPISSELMLAASKAVRQHAGLMLDAMVQDFERATGPWHAEWMAIPESFVLTAGALHQAKFALAGLIVDERKMNDNLAVSRGLIVAEAVMMGLAPQIGRQEAHDVVYDACREANDKGISLADALSADSRISRRIDRATIEALTSPKNYLGLAPAMVDRVLKSSTR from the coding sequence ATGCCCGCTTTTCACGCCTCGACCACTGTGCTCGATTCCATGTTGTTCCGCGACGCCTTCGGCACGCCCGAGATGCGCGAGGTATTTTCCGACGTCGCGCTGGTCGGCCGTTATGCCGAAGTCGAGGTGGCGCTGGCGAAGGCGGAGGCGGCATGCGGCGTGATCCCGCGGGATGCTGCCGATCAGATCGCGGCGAGGACCAACGTCGCGGCGCTGGACTTCGACCTGCTCAGGCAGGAGACCGACATCGTCGGCTATCCGATCCTTCCCCTGGTGCATCAGATGGTGAAACAGTGCGGCGAGGCCGGGCGCTACGTGCATTGGGGCGCGACTACGCAGGACATCATGGACACCGCCGTGGTGCTGCAACTGCGCGCCGCGCTCGAGATCGTCGAGCGCGACATCGCGGAGCTGCGCAAGATCCTCGCAGACCTCTCGAAGCGCTATCGCGACACGCCGATGGCGGGCCGCACCCATCTGCAGCAGGCGCTGCCGGTCACCTTCGGCTACAAGACCGCGATCTGGCTCGCGATGTTCGACCGCCACGCCGAGCGTCTCGCCCAACTGAAGCCGCGCGTCCTGGTCGGGCAGTTCGCCGGCGCCGCCGGCACGCTGGCCTCGCTCGGCGACAAGGGTTTTGCGGTGCAGGAGGCGCTCTGCGCCGAGCTGAAGCTCGACATTCCCGCCTCGACCTGGCACGTCGCGCGCGACGGCTTTGCCGAGGCCGTCAATTTCCTGGCGCTCGTCACCGGCTCGCTCGGCAAGATCGCGCTCGACATCATGATCATGGCCTCGACCGAGTTCGCCGAGGTCTACGAGCCCTTCGTCAAGGGCCGCGGCGCCTCCTCGACCATGCCGCAGAAGCGCAACCCGATCTCTTCGGAGCTGATGCTTGCGGCGTCCAAGGCGGTGCGCCAGCACGCCGGCCTGATGCTGGACGCGATGGTGCAGGATTTCGAGCGCGCCACCGGTCCCTGGCACGCCGAATGGATGGCGATCCCGGAAAGCTTCGTGCTGACCGCCGGCGCGCTGCACCAGGCCAAGTTCGCGCTCGCAGGCCTCATCGTGGACGAAAGGAAGATGAACGACAATCTCGCCGTCAGCCGCGGCCTGATTGTGGCCGAAGCGGTCATGATGGGCCTCGCGCCGCAAATCGGGCGGCAGGAGGCGCATGACGTGGTCTATGACGCCTGCCGCGAGGCCAACGACAAGGGAATCAGCCTCGCCGACGCGCTATCCGCAGATTCACGGATATCGCGCCGCATCGACCGTGCCACAATCGAGGCGCTCACCTCACCGAAAAATTACCTCGGGCTTGCGCCTGCCATGGTCGATCGGGTGCTGAAATCTTCAACACGTTGA
- a CDS encoding permease: MSSATALSWFARHELRLAWREWFAMMTGGRRTRARAAMIGLLFFAALLHVPAWAVIGRFADLQLPLDKSSLIVITATIFLAWTLMLSQAIESVTRVFYARADLDLIMSSPATLANLFSVRIAAIALTVTAMALLFSTPFIDVLVIGGGPRWLAAFGVVIAMGLSAAAIAIAVTILLFRLIGPARTRLVAQILAAIIGAGFVIALQVAAIMSYGTLSRFTILTSGSMAAHAPEIDSIWWWPARATMGDNEALLLLLALALVLLGSVMAIFSGRFADTAIDAAAYGRSGRRNAKQRAFRGGSRQQALRRKEFSLLWRDPWLISQTLMQLLYLVPPALLLWRNFAESSAALTLITPVIVMAAGQLAGGLAWLTISGEDAPDLVATAPLTPSSVIRAKIEVVLIAIAAIFCPLVAALAFAAPFQAAVSAGAIIVSAASATAIQLWFRVQARRSQFRRRQTSSRLATFAEAFSSIGWAASAALLLALPLAGLISGLITAGLVAITWKFSPRRN, from the coding sequence ATGAGCTCGGCGACCGCATTGTCCTGGTTCGCCCGGCACGAGCTGCGGCTCGCCTGGCGCGAATGGTTCGCCATGATGACCGGCGGAAGGCGCACGCGGGCGCGCGCCGCAATGATCGGCCTGCTGTTCTTTGCGGCACTGCTGCACGTGCCGGCCTGGGCGGTGATCGGCCGCTTCGCCGATCTGCAGCTGCCGCTCGACAAATCCTCGCTGATCGTGATCACGGCGACGATCTTTCTCGCCTGGACCTTGATGCTGTCGCAGGCGATCGAGTCGGTGACGCGGGTGTTCTACGCCCGCGCCGATCTCGACCTGATCATGTCCTCGCCCGCGACACTGGCCAATCTGTTCTCGGTCCGCATCGCCGCGATCGCGCTCACCGTCACCGCGATGGCGCTGCTGTTCTCGACGCCTTTCATCGACGTTCTCGTGATCGGCGGCGGCCCGCGCTGGCTCGCGGCGTTCGGCGTCGTCATCGCCATGGGCCTGTCGGCCGCGGCGATCGCGATCGCCGTCACCATCCTGTTGTTCCGCCTGATCGGCCCGGCGCGGACGCGCCTCGTGGCGCAGATCCTCGCCGCCATCATCGGCGCCGGCTTCGTGATCGCGCTTCAGGTCGCCGCGATCATGTCCTATGGCACGCTGTCACGCTTCACCATCCTGACCTCCGGCAGCATGGCCGCCCACGCCCCCGAGATCGACAGCATCTGGTGGTGGCCGGCGCGCGCGACGATGGGCGACAACGAGGCGCTGCTGCTGCTTCTCGCGCTCGCGCTCGTGCTGCTCGGAAGCGTCATGGCGATCTTCTCGGGCCGCTTCGCCGACACCGCGATCGACGCCGCCGCTTACGGCAGGTCCGGCCGCCGCAACGCGAAGCAGCGCGCGTTCCGCGGCGGATCGCGGCAACAGGCGCTGCGGCGCAAGGAATTCTCGCTGCTCTGGCGCGACCCCTGGCTGATCTCGCAGACCCTGATGCAGCTGCTCTATCTGGTGCCCCCGGCACTGCTGCTCTGGCGCAATTTTGCCGAGAGCTCGGCGGCGCTGACACTGATCACGCCCGTGATCGTGATGGCGGCAGGACAGCTCGCCGGCGGGCTCGCCTGGCTGACGATCTCAGGCGAGGACGCGCCTGACCTCGTCGCAACAGCGCCGCTGACGCCGTCGAGCGTCATCCGCGCCAAGATCGAGGTGGTGCTGATCGCGATCGCCGCCATCTTCTGCCCGCTGGTGGCAGCGTTGGCCTTCGCCGCGCCGTTCCAGGCCGCGGTGAGTGCCGGAGCGATCATCGTCAGCGCGGCGTCCGCGACCGCGATCCAGCTCTGGTTCCGCGTCCAGGCCCGGCGCAGCCAGTTTCGCCGCCGCCAGACCTCGTCGCGGCTTGCGACCTTTGCCGAAGCCTTCTCCTCGATAGGCTGGGCGGCGAGCGCCGCGCTGCTGCTGGCCCTGCCGCTGGCCGGCCTGATCAGCGGATTGATCACAGCGGGCCTTGTCGCCATCACCTGGAAGTTCAGCCCAAGGCGCAACTAG
- a CDS encoding EamA family transporter translates to MSRRFLVIGAFAAIYLLWGSTYFAITLGLKSIPPFLLMALRSFCGGIVLLAISGRQVANVSLQAWAAACLCGLLFFVGCHGVLAFAQQSVPSGVAAIVLATIPFWILLIDTLFPGDQRPRPLALLALVPGFFGVGLVAWQNVEQAGISILPVVWLLLAALSWSAGTVLSRHTSGETSAVLLSGMQLSIGGIVLFAISWLTGEVENFRPGDVSPTSLAAVLWLIIAGSVVGFVAYNWLLENVSTSLVSTYTFVNPVIAVMLGTVVLGEPFSRMMLLGASFVIVSVIVIWWAERSGSRRTNARSDRSMARLSPRKT, encoded by the coding sequence ATGAGCAGAAGGTTCCTGGTCATCGGCGCGTTCGCCGCCATCTATCTGCTATGGGGTTCCACCTACTTCGCCATCACATTGGGCCTGAAATCGATCCCGCCGTTTCTGCTGATGGCGCTGCGCTCGTTCTGTGGCGGCATCGTTCTGCTGGCGATCAGCGGCCGGCAGGTCGCGAACGTGTCGTTGCAGGCGTGGGCGGCGGCGTGCCTGTGCGGGCTGCTGTTCTTTGTCGGCTGCCACGGCGTGCTCGCCTTCGCGCAGCAATCGGTTCCCTCGGGCGTGGCAGCCATCGTGCTCGCCACGATCCCGTTCTGGATCCTGCTGATCGATACCTTGTTCCCCGGCGATCAGCGGCCGAGGCCCCTTGCCCTGCTCGCGCTGGTGCCGGGTTTCTTCGGCGTCGGACTCGTGGCCTGGCAAAATGTGGAGCAGGCCGGCATCAGCATTCTTCCCGTCGTCTGGCTGTTGCTTGCGGCCTTGTCATGGTCCGCCGGAACCGTCCTGTCCCGACACACGTCAGGCGAGACGTCCGCCGTCCTGCTGTCGGGCATGCAGCTGTCGATCGGCGGTATCGTCCTGTTCGCGATCAGCTGGCTGACGGGCGAGGTCGAGAACTTCAGGCCGGGCGACGTCTCGCCGACTTCGCTTGCAGCGGTGCTTTGGCTAATCATCGCTGGCAGCGTGGTCGGATTCGTCGCCTACAACTGGCTGTTGGAGAACGTCTCGACCTCGCTGGTATCGACCTATACGTTCGTCAACCCGGTGATCGCAGTGATGCTCGGAACCGTCGTGCTCGGCGAGCCGTTCTCGCGCATGATGCTGCTGGGCGCGAGCTTCGTCATTGTCTCCGTCATCGTCATTTGGTGGGCGGAACGCTCTGGGAGCAGGCGGACGAACGCGAGGAGCGACAGGAGCATGGCGCGTCTGTCCCCGCGCAAGACCTGA
- a CDS encoding BA14K family protein yields the protein MLKSFRFVAGACLLAGLSTATLTSASAAPIGQPLAMTHADQGQVEQVRWYGRRGWGWGGGAFVGGLAAGAIIGGAVAAPQYYGSPYYYEPGYPPPPAAYGPPPEGDVQYCMQRYKSYNPSTGTYLGNDGRHHPCP from the coding sequence ATGTTGAAATCGTTTCGCTTCGTTGCTGGAGCTTGTCTGCTTGCAGGCCTGTCGACGGCGACACTGACGAGCGCGTCGGCGGCGCCGATCGGGCAACCGCTGGCGATGACGCACGCGGACCAGGGGCAGGTCGAACAGGTGCGCTGGTATGGCCGTCGCGGCTGGGGTTGGGGCGGCGGCGCGTTCGTCGGCGGCCTCGCGGCCGGCGCGATCATCGGCGGCGCGGTGGCCGCACCCCAATATTACGGCTCACCTTATTATTATGAGCCGGGCTATCCGCCCCCGCCCGCCGCCTATGGACCGCCGCCGGAAGGCGACGTGCAGTACTGCATGCAGCGCTACAAATCCTACAATCCGAGCACCGGGACCTATCTCGGCAATGACGGAAGGCACCATCCCTGCCCGTAA
- a CDS encoding branched-chain amino acid ABC transporter permease — protein MLDFVQQLVSGVALGCVYGLIALGFVLVYKATEVVNFAQGDLMMLGGFFAFTFIGMMGLNYWIGFAGAVAAMALFGMLAERVVVRPILGYPQFSIIMATIGLGYFLRSIAGMIWGTDDLKIETPFSQGVLRIGSLVLAYDKLSVIAATMILCTLLYLFFNKTTLGTAMRASSENMLAAYYMGIPVKRVVSIVWAISAAVATCAGVLLAPITFIHSNVGLVLGLKAFPAAVLGGFGSIPGAVVGGVLIGVIESMAGFYLAEGWKDVAPYIVLLTVLLLKPEGLFGLHVRKKV, from the coding sequence ATGCTGGATTTCGTTCAGCAGCTGGTCAGCGGTGTTGCGCTCGGCTGCGTCTACGGCCTGATCGCGCTCGGCTTCGTGCTCGTCTACAAGGCCACCGAGGTCGTCAATTTCGCCCAGGGCGATCTGATGATGCTGGGCGGCTTCTTCGCCTTCACCTTCATCGGCATGATGGGCCTGAACTACTGGATCGGCTTTGCCGGTGCGGTGGCCGCCATGGCGCTGTTCGGCATGCTGGCCGAGCGCGTGGTGGTGCGGCCGATCCTCGGCTATCCGCAATTCTCCATCATCATGGCCACGATCGGCCTCGGCTATTTCCTGCGCTCGATCGCCGGCATGATCTGGGGCACCGACGATCTGAAGATCGAGACGCCGTTCAGCCAGGGCGTGCTGCGGATCGGGTCGCTGGTGCTCGCCTACGACAAGTTGTCGGTGATCGCGGCGACGATGATCCTGTGCACGCTGCTCTATCTGTTCTTCAACAAGACCACGCTCGGCACCGCAATGCGCGCCAGCTCCGAGAACATGCTCGCGGCCTATTACATGGGCATTCCGGTCAAGCGGGTGGTGTCGATCGTCTGGGCGATCAGCGCGGCGGTGGCGACCTGCGCCGGCGTGCTGCTGGCGCCGATCACCTTCATCCATTCCAATGTCGGTCTCGTGCTCGGTCTCAAGGCCTTTCCGGCCGCGGTGCTCGGCGGCTTCGGCTCGATCCCGGGTGCCGTGGTCGGCGGCGTCCTGATCGGCGTGATCGAGAGCATGGCAGGGTTCTATCTGGCCGAAGGCTGGAAGGACGTCGCGCCCTATATCGTGCTGCTTACCGTGCTGCTCTTGAAGCCCGAAGGCCTGTTCGGCCTTCACGTCCGCAAGAAGGTCTGA
- a CDS encoding cupin domain-containing protein, producing the protein MSRALIEIGSSNVELELRPIEPSWIIEGNPVSRSRVLSTSADGTAQTIIWACTEGRFNWYYDIDETIMIMEGSIVLESDGMPPKRYGPGDVIFFRDGAHAKWHVEGHVRKIAFCRKTNPVMIGFLIRVVNKLKKMLAFSGERRPASLMGAG; encoded by the coding sequence ATGTCGCGCGCATTGATTGAAATCGGTAGTAGCAATGTGGAGCTCGAGCTGCGGCCGATCGAGCCGTCCTGGATCATCGAAGGCAATCCGGTGTCGCGCTCGCGCGTGCTGTCGACCAGCGCCGACGGCACCGCCCAGACGATCATCTGGGCCTGCACCGAAGGGCGCTTCAATTGGTACTACGATATCGATGAGACGATCATGATCATGGAAGGATCGATCGTGCTCGAGAGCGACGGCATGCCGCCGAAGCGCTACGGCCCCGGCGACGTCATCTTCTTCCGCGACGGCGCGCACGCGAAATGGCATGTCGAAGGCCACGTCAGGAAGATCGCCTTCTGCCGCAAGACCAATCCGGTGATGATCGGTTTCCTGATCCGTGTCGTCAACAAGCTCAAGAAGATGCTCGCCTTCAGCGGCGAGCGCCGTCCGGCCTCGTTGATGGGCGCCGGCTAG